A window of Parasynechococcus marenigrum WH 8102 contains these coding sequences:
- a CDS encoding HIT family protein: protein MTETCGICHLHQDPPSRERYEISRTDLWVLRHHPDPAPLPGWLLLDSLRHCGGPLAFEPREAESWGLAVRDASQMVQQITGCDRVYAIAFGEGAPHLHLHLIPRFADDPATSAWLVADHYRAVQACQREASPAAQVQEMVELARCISGSRSIC from the coding sequence ATGACTGAAACCTGCGGCATCTGCCACTTGCACCAGGATCCGCCGAGTCGCGAGCGGTATGAGATCAGCCGTACTGATCTGTGGGTGCTCCGCCACCATCCGGATCCAGCTCCTCTTCCGGGCTGGTTGCTGTTGGACAGTCTTCGCCATTGCGGTGGGCCGTTGGCCTTCGAACCCCGAGAGGCTGAATCATGGGGGCTAGCCGTGCGCGATGCCAGTCAGATGGTGCAGCAGATCACCGGCTGTGATCGCGTCTATGCCATCGCCTTTGGTGAGGGTGCTCCCCATCTGCACCTCCACCTGATCCCACGATTCGCCGATGATCCAGCCACTAGCGCCTGGTTGGTGGCAGATCATTACCGGGCAGTGCAGGCCTGCCAGCGAGAAGCATCTCCTGCAGCTCAGGTGCAGGAGATGGTGGAACTGGCTCGTTGCATCAGCGGATCACGATCCATCTGCTGA
- a CDS encoding DUF3303 domain-containing protein — protein MQMYLADCIFPDIESQLAAYKSFCELWDSGEMAQADNADGFEMLFRVHAPGAGRVTLLFKAESDAQIFEHFAPWRAQFGIEMEFTPVIGCQDVVDYHKKLFAKMS, from the coding sequence ATGCAAATGTACCTAGCAGACTGCATCTTTCCTGATATTGAAAGCCAATTGGCTGCCTACAAAAGTTTCTGTGAGCTCTGGGACTCAGGCGAAATGGCTCAAGCCGATAACGCTGACGGATTTGAAATGCTCTTTCGCGTCCATGCTCCCGGCGCCGGTCGTGTGACCTTACTGTTTAAAGCTGAGAGCGACGCGCAGATCTTTGAGCACTTTGCGCCCTGGCGTGCTCAGTTTGGAATTGAGATGGAATTCACGCCGGTGATCGGCTGCCAGGACGTCGTTGATTACCACAAAAAGTTGTTTGCGAAAATGTCATGA